The following proteins are encoded in a genomic region of Cataglyphis hispanica isolate Lineage 1 chromosome 1, ULB_Chis1_1.0, whole genome shotgun sequence:
- the LOC126851981 gene encoding uncharacterized protein LOC126851981 isoform X1, producing the protein MGSEVEAACANAVDSDSGSVSWEDFFGTSTDLVPQLLGMFDELARRGDDYDGEHVVLSSSCGIPPALQKRLSLVPTAHRDSIFGQFRTSADLAKPTHQRDDSKNKEEESEYVEVADVTVTNNAMLVEAVASLPEDGERNGEVTEKPMYERRESNGLIPLRYNRRRRNAAGRPHSGSSIASSTSSSGCSNQGNTCTVNPYLASVESLADTCASSQGSADSGVATVSEASCRILNDDNGPRRDSAEEGPVCHRPRYCDPHRNPVERVLLEIVDTEAIYVEHLRQVIQGYLIFWRDDPPSFARQLHLGDLFSNIEDIFVFNRELLRDIERCGLDPVCVANTFIEHNAGFKVYTEYCTNYPRTVSVLTDLMGREETASAFRERQAALGHALPLGSFLLKPVQRILKYHLLLENLSKEYGADCNSRENEADEGVSAIEAALAAMTGIAKHINAMKRRHEHAVRVQEIQSLLYGWLGPDLTTSGELVAEGRFRMRGAKAPRHAFLFDRMLLLTKKKEDGLLVYKAHIMCSNLMLIESIPGEPLSFHVIPFDNPRLQYTLQARNLEQKREWTLQIKRVILENYNAVIPSHARQLVLQLGQTQQEDDALADKGSAKKHSAPPEYLEKRKQERERRRSETGLRQKLKKGVRKSDTTMEGSSVSSRKDDNEDVAINDREQTLNRSSDIRVSKVKDRFTGWRRKSEPGFQSYVCLNHSDEEQKVDIINDTQSTTVEIEEAAEICAEKENHIMNSSSPSEAKENNNEQQHAPPMQTVEEIVGHILMENQEFQKLLEKQRTNSIINVRQQRFNKRISADTSDESDSENANYIGSISHNNNNRLGRARTTLREQRLIRTNNAWNSLSSATAARENQQPLQLFYDNLKTVQKSTEMMARNGKANHVQEKRAVFETFKRQSIVTESKVIKTALRIRDNSTSLDNEEILVPSPCVSNHRAAECKEMNSIVMAERIEKDGSERRNDERSDANGMEEAESKGFGNYDNLQHVWESLQTKDVDGGNDSPTQPAVWLTKLCEGLPTSPPKCGSLPRSFQISPNSQPVSVTKSRFLQRDGKPMSERPFTIASDKPAEINLEDMERYASTCQPEGRIAKFPMPATSTSSSSSTFFCSLEDTRLTDDAYSDVRMSTTDGANIHPDHKIYRANGSGGNAIFRNVFFKASSRLQGRLRNTMSTETLECNDELERTRYFRSLSVANGKCLKRRTKHAKQHVREPSSDAEELVGCSSVGSISDQRVPQLYYKQGSSSLGARIAQSDYADPTILFAENKRIQSSSIDVKQSFSKTDQSKKRDHGEEEETNSNKDTERRESETDSFYERSFETIENYADADADEVFRDSAIFSDVDEVFVMRKSTTMTSTSATKVKIAPPIPAKRKQEASSKTLARCKPNVAQKPDYLKIKSVLTKEHTVGESEVKITAKTNTIHQSQDDSPISYNRSSEIDRDDVSAGQSQAGWVRKIVGQLQGHSET; encoded by the exons gcACCAGCACGGATCTGGTTCCGCAGCTACTGGGCATGTTCGACGAGCTTGCACGCCGCGGCGATGATTACGATGGCGAGCACGTGGTCCTGTCATCATCCTGCGGCATCCCGCCGGCCTTGCAAAAACGTCTAAGCCTGGTGCCGACCGCTCATCGAGATTCCATATTCGGTCAGTTTCGCACTAGCGCCGACCTAGCGAAGCCTACGCATCAGCGGGACGATTCGAAAAACAAGGAAGAGGAGAGTGAATACGTCGAGGTCGCGGACGTCACCGTTACCAATAACGCCATGCTGGTGGAAGCGGTAGCGTCGCTACCCGAGGACGGGGAACGTAACGGGGAAGTCACCGAGAAGCCGATGTACGAGAGGCGAGAGAGCAACGGTCTTATCCCGCTCCGGTATAACAGACGACGCAGGAACGCCGCGGGTAGACCTCACTCCGGAAGCTCCATCGCGTCCAGCACGTCTTCCAGTGGCTGCAGCAATCAGGGCAACACCTGCACCGTGAATCCGTATTTGGCCTCGGTCGAGTCTCTCGCTGACACCTGCGCCAGTTCGCAGGGCTCCGCGGACAGCGGAGTCGCGACCGTTTCGGAAGCCAGTTGTAGAATCTTGAACGACGACAATGGACCGAGGAGGGACAGTGCGGAGGAAGGTCCCGTGTGTCACAGGCCGCGCTATTGCGATCCCCATCGTAACCCCGTCGAGAGGGTACTTTTGGAGATCGTGGACACGGAGGCGATATACGTCGAACATCTGCGTCAAGTCATTCAGGGCTATCTGATATTCTGGCGGGATGATCCACCTTCGTTCGCGCGCCAATTGCATCTCGGCGATTTATTTAGCAATATCGAGgatattttcgtatttaataGAGAATTATTAAGAGATATCGAGAGATGCGGTTTGGATCCCGTTTGCGTGGCGAATACGTTTATCGAGCACAATGCGGGATTTAAAGTCTACACTGAATATTGTACCAATTATCCGAGGACAGTCTCCGTACTGACCGATTTGATGGGCCGGGAGGAAACAGCGTCTGCCTTTCGCGAACGGCAAGCGGCTCTGGGGCACGCGCTGCCACTCGGATCATTTCTCTTGAAGCCGGTTCAGAGGATCCTCAAGTATCACCTGCTTCTGGAGAATTTGTCGAAGGAGTACGGCGCTGATTGTAATTCGAGAGAGAATGAGGCTGACGAAGGCGTGAGCGCCATTGAGGCTGCTCTCGCCGCGATGACTGGCATAGCAAAACATATCAATGCCATGAAGAGGCGGCATGAGCACGCTGTACGCGTTCAAGAAATTCAATCGCTTCTGTACGGTTGGCTGGGACCAGACCTTACTACGAGTGGCGAATTGGTCGCGGAGGGTCGATTCAGGATGCGCGGTGCCAAAGCACCGCGACATGCTTTCCTCTTCGATCGTATGCTTCTTTTGACGAAGAAAAAGGAGGACGGTCTTCTTGTTTATAAAGCTCATATCATG TGTTCAAACTTAATGCTGATTGAAAGTATCCCGGGGGAGCCACTCAGTTTTCATGTGATACCTTTTGATAATCCTCGATTGCAATATACGTTACAA GCACGCAACCTAGAACAAAAGAGAGAATGGAccttacaaataaaaagagtGATATTAGAGAATTATAACGCGGTTATACCGTCACACGCGCGACAATTAGTATTGCAATTGGGTCAAACGCAACAAGAAG ACGACGCGTTGGCGGATAAAGGATCAGCGAAGAAACACTCCGCGCCTCCGGAATATCTGGAGAAACGTAAGCAAGAGAGGGAAAGACGTAGATCCGAAACTGGTCTTAGGCAAAAGTTGAAAAAGGGCGTCAGAAAATCTGATACTACAATGGAG ggTTCATCTGTGTCATCACGCAAAGATGACAACGAAGATGTTGCCATTAATGACAGGGAGCAAACTCTTAATAGGTCTTCGGATATACGCGTCTCGAAAGTTaag gaTCGCTTCACCGGCTGGAGACGAAAATCTGAACCAGGCTTTCAATCGTACGTGTGTCTCAATCACTCGGACGAAGAGCAGAAGGTAGACATTATCAACGATACTCAATCTACAACGGTCGAGATTGAAGAAGCGGCCGAGATTTGTGCCGAAAAGGAGAACCATATAATGAATTCGTCGTCGCCGAGCGAAgccaaagaaaataataacgagCAGCAGCACGCTCCTCCGATGCAAACGGTGGAGGAGATTGTCGGCCACATACTCATGGAGAACCAAGAATTTCAGAAACTATTGGAGAAACAAAGAACCAACAGTATCATCAATGTGCGACAACAACGATTTAACAAGCGCATCTCGGCGGATACGTCAGACGAGAGCGACTCGGAGAACGCCAATTACATCGGCTCGATTAGTCACAACAACAATAATAGATTGGGACGCGCTCGAACGACGCTTCGGGAGCAGCGACTGATTAGGACGAACAATGCATGGAATTCATTATCTTCGGCAACGGCAGCGCGAGAGAACCAACAGCCGTTGCAGCTTTTTTACGATAACCTTAAGACCGTTCAAAAATCAACGGAAATGATGGCGCGGAATGGTAAGGCGAATCACGTGCAGGAGAAACGTGCGGTCTTCGAGACATTCAAGCGACAAAGTATTGTCACCGAGAGCAAAGTGATAAAGACGGCGCTTCGAATCCGTGATAATTCGACATCGTTGGATAACGAAGAGATCCTCGTGCCGTCCCCGTGTGTGTCGAATCACCGAGCGGCCGAGTGCAAGGAGATGAATTCGATTGTGATGGCCGAACGTATCGAAAAAGACGGATCTGAACGGCGCAATGACGAAAGGAGCGACGCGAATGGCATGGAAGAAGCCGAGTCCAAGGGCTTCGGCAACTATGACAATCTGCAGCACGTCTGGGAGAGTCTGCAGACGAAGGATGTGGACGGCGGCAACGATAGCCCGACCCAGCCCGCTGTCTGGCTCACCAAACTTTGTGAAGGTCTGCCTACCTCGCCACCCAAGTGTGGCTCACTACCACGCAGCTTCCAAATAAGTCCTAACTCGCAACCAGTGAGCGTTACAAAGTCGCGCTTTTTACAACGGGATGGCAAACCAATGAGCGAGCGGCCATTCACGATAGCGTCTGATAAGCCAGCGGAGATCAATCTTGAGGATATGGAGAGATACGCGTCTACGTGTCAACCAGAGGGCAGGATTGCCAAGTTTCCCATGCCCGCTACCTCGACGAGTTCCAGCTCATCGACCTTCTTCTGCTCGCTGGAGGACACGCGATTGACCGATGACGCTTACTCCGATGTGCGTATGTCCACCACGGACGGCGCGAATATTCATCCGGATCACAAGATCTACCGGGCAAACGGTAGCGGTGGCAATGCAATTTTTCGGAACGTCTTTTTCAAGGCGAGTAGTCGTCTCCAGGGCCGTCTGAGGAATACCATGAGCACGGAAACGCTCGAGTGCAACGACGAGCTCGAGCGGACACGTTATTTTCGTTCATTGAGCGTCGCAAATGGCAAGTGTTTGAAGAGGCGGACTAAACACGCGAAGCAACACGTAAGAGAACCGTCCTCGGATGCTGAGGAACTGGTAGGCTGCTCGAGTGTCGGTTCAATTAGCGATCAACGGGTACCCCAGCTCTATTACAAGCAAGGCAGTTCTAGTTTGGGCGCTAGAATCGCTCAGTCAGATTACGCTGATCCAACGATCCTCTTCGCCGAGAACAAGCGCATTCAGTCCTCTTCTATTGATGTCAAACAATCATTCAGCAAGACCGATCAGTCGAAGAAGAGAGATCACGGGGAGGAAGAGGAAACGAACAGCAATAAAGATACGGAGCGTCGCGAAAGTGAAACGGACAGCTTTTACGAGAGGAGCTTTGAGACCATCGAGAATTACGCCGATGCCGATGCGGACGAGGTGTTTCGGGACAGTGCAATATTCAGTGACGTCGACGAAGTGTTCGTAATGCGGAAGTCGACGACGATGACATCAACATCAGCAACGAAAGTGAAAATCGCACCGCCAATACCAGCCAAGAGAAAACAAGAAGCATCCTCGAAGACGTTGGCGAGATGTAAGCCAAACGTCGCACAGAAGCCAGATTATCTGAAGATAAAGTCGGTCCTGACGAAGGAACACACCGTCGGTGAATCGGAAGTTAAGATCACCGCGAAAACGAATACGATTCATCAGTCGCAAGATGATTCGCCGATTAGTTATAATCGGAGCTCCGAGATTGATAGGGATGATGTCTCCGCGGGGCAGAGTCAAGCGGGTTGGGTGCGAAAGATAGTAGGTCAATTGCAGGGGCACAGTGAGACGTGA
- the LOC126851981 gene encoding uncharacterized protein LOC126851981 isoform X2: MFDELARRGDDYDGEHVVLSSSCGIPPALQKRLSLVPTAHRDSIFGQFRTSADLAKPTHQRDDSKNKEEESEYVEVADVTVTNNAMLVEAVASLPEDGERNGEVTEKPMYERRESNGLIPLRYNRRRRNAAGRPHSGSSIASSTSSSGCSNQGNTCTVNPYLASVESLADTCASSQGSADSGVATVSEASCRILNDDNGPRRDSAEEGPVCHRPRYCDPHRNPVERVLLEIVDTEAIYVEHLRQVIQGYLIFWRDDPPSFARQLHLGDLFSNIEDIFVFNRELLRDIERCGLDPVCVANTFIEHNAGFKVYTEYCTNYPRTVSVLTDLMGREETASAFRERQAALGHALPLGSFLLKPVQRILKYHLLLENLSKEYGADCNSRENEADEGVSAIEAALAAMTGIAKHINAMKRRHEHAVRVQEIQSLLYGWLGPDLTTSGELVAEGRFRMRGAKAPRHAFLFDRMLLLTKKKEDGLLVYKAHIMCSNLMLIESIPGEPLSFHVIPFDNPRLQYTLQARNLEQKREWTLQIKRVILENYNAVIPSHARQLVLQLGQTQQEDDALADKGSAKKHSAPPEYLEKRKQERERRRSETGLRQKLKKGVRKSDTTMEGSSVSSRKDDNEDVAINDREQTLNRSSDIRVSKVKDRFTGWRRKSEPGFQSYVCLNHSDEEQKVDIINDTQSTTVEIEEAAEICAEKENHIMNSSSPSEAKENNNEQQHAPPMQTVEEIVGHILMENQEFQKLLEKQRTNSIINVRQQRFNKRISADTSDESDSENANYIGSISHNNNNRLGRARTTLREQRLIRTNNAWNSLSSATAARENQQPLQLFYDNLKTVQKSTEMMARNGKANHVQEKRAVFETFKRQSIVTESKVIKTALRIRDNSTSLDNEEILVPSPCVSNHRAAECKEMNSIVMAERIEKDGSERRNDERSDANGMEEAESKGFGNYDNLQHVWESLQTKDVDGGNDSPTQPAVWLTKLCEGLPTSPPKCGSLPRSFQISPNSQPVSVTKSRFLQRDGKPMSERPFTIASDKPAEINLEDMERYASTCQPEGRIAKFPMPATSTSSSSSTFFCSLEDTRLTDDAYSDVRMSTTDGANIHPDHKIYRANGSGGNAIFRNVFFKASSRLQGRLRNTMSTETLECNDELERTRYFRSLSVANGKCLKRRTKHAKQHVREPSSDAEELVGCSSVGSISDQRVPQLYYKQGSSSLGARIAQSDYADPTILFAENKRIQSSSIDVKQSFSKTDQSKKRDHGEEEETNSNKDTERRESETDSFYERSFETIENYADADADEVFRDSAIFSDVDEVFVMRKSTTMTSTSATKVKIAPPIPAKRKQEASSKTLARCKPNVAQKPDYLKIKSVLTKEHTVGESEVKITAKTNTIHQSQDDSPISYNRSSEIDRDDVSAGQSQAGWVRKIVGQLQGHSET; this comes from the exons ATGTTCGACGAGCTTGCACGCCGCGGCGATGATTACGATGGCGAGCACGTGGTCCTGTCATCATCCTGCGGCATCCCGCCGGCCTTGCAAAAACGTCTAAGCCTGGTGCCGACCGCTCATCGAGATTCCATATTCGGTCAGTTTCGCACTAGCGCCGACCTAGCGAAGCCTACGCATCAGCGGGACGATTCGAAAAACAAGGAAGAGGAGAGTGAATACGTCGAGGTCGCGGACGTCACCGTTACCAATAACGCCATGCTGGTGGAAGCGGTAGCGTCGCTACCCGAGGACGGGGAACGTAACGGGGAAGTCACCGAGAAGCCGATGTACGAGAGGCGAGAGAGCAACGGTCTTATCCCGCTCCGGTATAACAGACGACGCAGGAACGCCGCGGGTAGACCTCACTCCGGAAGCTCCATCGCGTCCAGCACGTCTTCCAGTGGCTGCAGCAATCAGGGCAACACCTGCACCGTGAATCCGTATTTGGCCTCGGTCGAGTCTCTCGCTGACACCTGCGCCAGTTCGCAGGGCTCCGCGGACAGCGGAGTCGCGACCGTTTCGGAAGCCAGTTGTAGAATCTTGAACGACGACAATGGACCGAGGAGGGACAGTGCGGAGGAAGGTCCCGTGTGTCACAGGCCGCGCTATTGCGATCCCCATCGTAACCCCGTCGAGAGGGTACTTTTGGAGATCGTGGACACGGAGGCGATATACGTCGAACATCTGCGTCAAGTCATTCAGGGCTATCTGATATTCTGGCGGGATGATCCACCTTCGTTCGCGCGCCAATTGCATCTCGGCGATTTATTTAGCAATATCGAGgatattttcgtatttaataGAGAATTATTAAGAGATATCGAGAGATGCGGTTTGGATCCCGTTTGCGTGGCGAATACGTTTATCGAGCACAATGCGGGATTTAAAGTCTACACTGAATATTGTACCAATTATCCGAGGACAGTCTCCGTACTGACCGATTTGATGGGCCGGGAGGAAACAGCGTCTGCCTTTCGCGAACGGCAAGCGGCTCTGGGGCACGCGCTGCCACTCGGATCATTTCTCTTGAAGCCGGTTCAGAGGATCCTCAAGTATCACCTGCTTCTGGAGAATTTGTCGAAGGAGTACGGCGCTGATTGTAATTCGAGAGAGAATGAGGCTGACGAAGGCGTGAGCGCCATTGAGGCTGCTCTCGCCGCGATGACTGGCATAGCAAAACATATCAATGCCATGAAGAGGCGGCATGAGCACGCTGTACGCGTTCAAGAAATTCAATCGCTTCTGTACGGTTGGCTGGGACCAGACCTTACTACGAGTGGCGAATTGGTCGCGGAGGGTCGATTCAGGATGCGCGGTGCCAAAGCACCGCGACATGCTTTCCTCTTCGATCGTATGCTTCTTTTGACGAAGAAAAAGGAGGACGGTCTTCTTGTTTATAAAGCTCATATCATG TGTTCAAACTTAATGCTGATTGAAAGTATCCCGGGGGAGCCACTCAGTTTTCATGTGATACCTTTTGATAATCCTCGATTGCAATATACGTTACAA GCACGCAACCTAGAACAAAAGAGAGAATGGAccttacaaataaaaagagtGATATTAGAGAATTATAACGCGGTTATACCGTCACACGCGCGACAATTAGTATTGCAATTGGGTCAAACGCAACAAGAAG ACGACGCGTTGGCGGATAAAGGATCAGCGAAGAAACACTCCGCGCCTCCGGAATATCTGGAGAAACGTAAGCAAGAGAGGGAAAGACGTAGATCCGAAACTGGTCTTAGGCAAAAGTTGAAAAAGGGCGTCAGAAAATCTGATACTACAATGGAG ggTTCATCTGTGTCATCACGCAAAGATGACAACGAAGATGTTGCCATTAATGACAGGGAGCAAACTCTTAATAGGTCTTCGGATATACGCGTCTCGAAAGTTaag gaTCGCTTCACCGGCTGGAGACGAAAATCTGAACCAGGCTTTCAATCGTACGTGTGTCTCAATCACTCGGACGAAGAGCAGAAGGTAGACATTATCAACGATACTCAATCTACAACGGTCGAGATTGAAGAAGCGGCCGAGATTTGTGCCGAAAAGGAGAACCATATAATGAATTCGTCGTCGCCGAGCGAAgccaaagaaaataataacgagCAGCAGCACGCTCCTCCGATGCAAACGGTGGAGGAGATTGTCGGCCACATACTCATGGAGAACCAAGAATTTCAGAAACTATTGGAGAAACAAAGAACCAACAGTATCATCAATGTGCGACAACAACGATTTAACAAGCGCATCTCGGCGGATACGTCAGACGAGAGCGACTCGGAGAACGCCAATTACATCGGCTCGATTAGTCACAACAACAATAATAGATTGGGACGCGCTCGAACGACGCTTCGGGAGCAGCGACTGATTAGGACGAACAATGCATGGAATTCATTATCTTCGGCAACGGCAGCGCGAGAGAACCAACAGCCGTTGCAGCTTTTTTACGATAACCTTAAGACCGTTCAAAAATCAACGGAAATGATGGCGCGGAATGGTAAGGCGAATCACGTGCAGGAGAAACGTGCGGTCTTCGAGACATTCAAGCGACAAAGTATTGTCACCGAGAGCAAAGTGATAAAGACGGCGCTTCGAATCCGTGATAATTCGACATCGTTGGATAACGAAGAGATCCTCGTGCCGTCCCCGTGTGTGTCGAATCACCGAGCGGCCGAGTGCAAGGAGATGAATTCGATTGTGATGGCCGAACGTATCGAAAAAGACGGATCTGAACGGCGCAATGACGAAAGGAGCGACGCGAATGGCATGGAAGAAGCCGAGTCCAAGGGCTTCGGCAACTATGACAATCTGCAGCACGTCTGGGAGAGTCTGCAGACGAAGGATGTGGACGGCGGCAACGATAGCCCGACCCAGCCCGCTGTCTGGCTCACCAAACTTTGTGAAGGTCTGCCTACCTCGCCACCCAAGTGTGGCTCACTACCACGCAGCTTCCAAATAAGTCCTAACTCGCAACCAGTGAGCGTTACAAAGTCGCGCTTTTTACAACGGGATGGCAAACCAATGAGCGAGCGGCCATTCACGATAGCGTCTGATAAGCCAGCGGAGATCAATCTTGAGGATATGGAGAGATACGCGTCTACGTGTCAACCAGAGGGCAGGATTGCCAAGTTTCCCATGCCCGCTACCTCGACGAGTTCCAGCTCATCGACCTTCTTCTGCTCGCTGGAGGACACGCGATTGACCGATGACGCTTACTCCGATGTGCGTATGTCCACCACGGACGGCGCGAATATTCATCCGGATCACAAGATCTACCGGGCAAACGGTAGCGGTGGCAATGCAATTTTTCGGAACGTCTTTTTCAAGGCGAGTAGTCGTCTCCAGGGCCGTCTGAGGAATACCATGAGCACGGAAACGCTCGAGTGCAACGACGAGCTCGAGCGGACACGTTATTTTCGTTCATTGAGCGTCGCAAATGGCAAGTGTTTGAAGAGGCGGACTAAACACGCGAAGCAACACGTAAGAGAACCGTCCTCGGATGCTGAGGAACTGGTAGGCTGCTCGAGTGTCGGTTCAATTAGCGATCAACGGGTACCCCAGCTCTATTACAAGCAAGGCAGTTCTAGTTTGGGCGCTAGAATCGCTCAGTCAGATTACGCTGATCCAACGATCCTCTTCGCCGAGAACAAGCGCATTCAGTCCTCTTCTATTGATGTCAAACAATCATTCAGCAAGACCGATCAGTCGAAGAAGAGAGATCACGGGGAGGAAGAGGAAACGAACAGCAATAAAGATACGGAGCGTCGCGAAAGTGAAACGGACAGCTTTTACGAGAGGAGCTTTGAGACCATCGAGAATTACGCCGATGCCGATGCGGACGAGGTGTTTCGGGACAGTGCAATATTCAGTGACGTCGACGAAGTGTTCGTAATGCGGAAGTCGACGACGATGACATCAACATCAGCAACGAAAGTGAAAATCGCACCGCCAATACCAGCCAAGAGAAAACAAGAAGCATCCTCGAAGACGTTGGCGAGATGTAAGCCAAACGTCGCACAGAAGCCAGATTATCTGAAGATAAAGTCGGTCCTGACGAAGGAACACACCGTCGGTGAATCGGAAGTTAAGATCACCGCGAAAACGAATACGATTCATCAGTCGCAAGATGATTCGCCGATTAGTTATAATCGGAGCTCCGAGATTGATAGGGATGATGTCTCCGCGGGGCAGAGTCAAGCGGGTTGGGTGCGAAAGATAGTAGGTCAATTGCAGGGGCACAGTGAGACGTGA